A stretch of Sulfurimonas xiamenensis DNA encodes these proteins:
- a CDS encoding RBBP9/YdeN family alpha/beta hydrolase, translating into MKKRVLILHGWGGSDFPHWQSWLAGEIAKDYGCVSFLKFSDPDFPDKNRWKEELTKELDAFNPNIVICHSVANILWFHICNETKPKELENLFLVAPPSLTCDIKEIESFYPCKIPANLYAKESLLITSTNDPYITQEEAQELQKRLNIPIEVLENAGHINASSSYGEWPWILQKIKNLSK; encoded by the coding sequence GTGAAAAAAAGAGTTTTAATTTTGCATGGCTGGGGCGGAAGCGATTTCCCTCACTGGCAGAGCTGGCTGGCAGGAGAGATTGCAAAAGATTACGGGTGTGTAAGTTTTTTAAAATTCAGCGATCCAGATTTTCCCGATAAAAACAGATGGAAAGAGGAGTTAACCAAAGAGCTCGATGCATTTAATCCGAATATTGTTATCTGCCACTCTGTTGCAAATATACTATGGTTTCACATCTGCAATGAAACAAAACCCAAAGAGCTGGAAAATCTTTTTCTCGTTGCTCCGCCGAGTCTGACATGCGATATCAAAGAGATAGAGAGTTTTTACCCTTGCAAAATTCCTGCAAATCTCTACGCAAAAGAGTCTCTTCTTATCACATCAACAAATGATCCTTACATAACGCAAGAAGAGGCACAAGAACTTCAAAAAAGACTAAATATACCTATAGAAGTTTTAGAAAATGCAGGGCACATAAATGCTTCAAGCAGTTACGGTGAATGGCCGTGGATACTGCAAAAAATTAAAAATTTGTCCAAATAA
- a CDS encoding sensor domain-containing diguanylate cyclase, whose protein sequence is MMGSDKLLKSILDTITQHICAIDKNGNIIYVNRSWITFGENNSSSIHKGWDKINYLQECDKSALKGDKDAIMAAKGIRDVINKVKDFYYLEYPCHSPNEKRWFMMRVTPFKLEEKEYYVISHEIITERKLAEEKVLNLSRIDGLTDIANRRYFDDFLENEWRRCVRLKMPLSLAIIDLDHFKLLNDTYGHQAGDECLKKVGSVLKTFAKRPADLCARYGGEEFAVILGDTTLKNSLTLMNSLLDAIRQLKIPNKDSSVMPTLTASIGLATLYPHACKEKEELIAAADKMLYRAKENGRNHVAYENK, encoded by the coding sequence ATGATGGGTTCAGACAAACTTTTAAAATCAATTCTTGATACCATAACTCAGCATATTTGCGCAATTGATAAAAATGGCAACATTATCTATGTCAATAGAAGCTGGATTACATTTGGAGAGAACAATAGCTCCTCTATACATAAAGGCTGGGATAAGATTAACTATCTTCAAGAGTGCGACAAATCCGCATTAAAAGGGGATAAAGACGCGATTATGGCAGCCAAAGGGATAAGAGATGTTATCAACAAAGTGAAAGATTTTTACTATCTTGAGTATCCATGCCACAGCCCGAATGAGAAGAGATGGTTTATGATGAGAGTTACTCCGTTTAAACTTGAAGAAAAAGAGTATTATGTTATTTCACATGAAATAATAACAGAGAGAAAATTAGCTGAAGAGAAGGTACTTAACCTCTCTCGAATTGATGGACTGACAGATATTGCAAATCGCAGATATTTTGATGATTTTTTAGAAAATGAGTGGAGACGCTGCGTACGCTTAAAGATGCCGCTCTCTCTTGCCATTATTGACCTTGACCACTTTAAACTGCTCAATGACACCTATGGACATCAAGCGGGGGATGAGTGTTTAAAAAAAGTGGGGTCTGTACTTAAAACATTTGCAAAAAGACCGGCTGATCTTTGTGCGAGATACGGCGGAGAGGAGTTCGCAGTAATCTTAGGCGATACAACCCTTAAAAATTCACTAACCTTGATGAATAGTCTGCTAGATGCCATCCGTCAATTAAAAATCCCAAATAAAGATTCTTCGGTAATGCCGACATTAACGGCAAGTATAGGATTGGCAACACTCTATCCTCATGCCTGCAAGGAGAAAGAGGAGCTTATAGCAGCTGCGGACAAAATGTTATATAGAGCAAAAGAAAACGGTAGAAATCATGTTGCATATGAAAATAAATAA
- the gltX gene encoding glutamate--tRNA ligase — translation MVVTRFAPSPTGYLHIGGLRTALFSYLWARKNGGKFLLRIEDTDKARNSQEAADAILKAFEWLNLEHDGEIVYQSQRDDIYAKYINKLLDEGKAYKCYMSKEELAELREAQMANKERTKYNGKYRDFKGTPPDGVQPVIRIKAPLSGDIVVKDGVKGNVIFKAEDILDDFIIARADGSPTYNFVVAIDDHLMGVNEIIRGDDHLSNTPKQIVIYEALGFDVPSFYHVPMIHNSEGKKLSKRDGATDVMAYKEMGYTPEALLNFLVRLGWSYKDQEIFSMNEMKELFDPKNINKSASIYNTEKLDWLNSHYIKNTPNSELAKLLEQYGLLLASHDKKEILLDAIKERAKTLKEMSNLVYEIITTPTYYDEKAAKKSFKDNAIEILEAFSEKVSAAKELHLPSDYHHLMQEVVDEMEIGFGKIGQPLRIALLGKMSGPGLDSIMAIIGRDETLLRIYKAVEAHR, via the coding sequence ATGGTTGTTACTCGTTTTGCTCCAAGTCCTACAGGTTATTTACATATTGGCGGTTTAAGAACAGCACTTTTTTCTTATCTTTGGGCAAGAAAAAACGGCGGTAAATTTCTTCTTCGAATTGAAGATACAGATAAAGCGAGAAATTCACAAGAAGCGGCAGATGCAATTTTAAAAGCTTTTGAGTGGTTAAATCTTGAACATGACGGTGAAATAGTCTATCAATCACAAAGAGATGATATATATGCAAAATATATCAACAAACTCCTTGATGAAGGCAAAGCTTACAAATGCTACATGTCAAAAGAGGAGCTGGCGGAACTTCGTGAAGCTCAAATGGCAAACAAAGAGAGAACCAAATATAATGGCAAATATCGTGATTTTAAAGGCACTCCGCCTGATGGTGTTCAACCTGTTATCCGCATAAAAGCACCTCTTAGCGGAGATATTGTTGTTAAAGATGGCGTCAAAGGCAATGTCATTTTTAAAGCTGAAGATATTTTAGATGATTTTATTATTGCCAGAGCAGACGGTTCACCGACATATAACTTTGTTGTGGCAATTGATGACCATTTAATGGGAGTAAATGAGATTATTCGTGGTGATGATCACCTCTCAAATACACCAAAACAGATAGTTATCTATGAAGCGCTGGGCTTTGATGTGCCAAGTTTTTATCATGTGCCTATGATCCATAATTCAGAGGGCAAAAAGCTCTCTAAAAGAGACGGTGCTACCGATGTTATGGCTTATAAAGAGATGGGATACACTCCTGAGGCACTCTTAAACTTTTTGGTTCGTCTTGGTTGGAGCTACAAAGATCAAGAGATATTTTCCATGAATGAGATGAAAGAGCTTTTTGATCCAAAGAACATCAATAAATCAGCATCTATCTACAATACAGAAAAGCTCGACTGGCTTAACTCTCACTATATCAAAAACACTCCAAACAGTGAGTTGGCAAAACTCCTTGAACAGTACGGTTTGCTGCTTGCTTCGCATGATAAAAAAGAAATTTTGCTCGATGCCATAAAAGAGCGTGCCAAAACTCTTAAAGAGATGTCTAATCTTGTCTATGAGATTATTACAACTCCGACCTATTATGATGAAAAAGCCGCAAAAAAATCATTTAAAGACAATGCTATAGAGATTTTAGAAGCATTTAGCGAAAAAGTAAGCGCAGCAAAAGAGCTTCATCTCCCAAGCGATTATCATCATCTAATGCAGGAAGTAGTGGATGAGATGGAGATAGGTTTTGGGAAAATAGGTCAGCCGCTTCGCATAGCACTCTTAGGAAAGATGTCTGGTCCCGGGTTGGACAGTATTATGGCTATTATAGGCAGAGATGAAACGCTTTTAAGGATATACAAAGCAGTAGAAGCTCACCGATAA
- a CDS encoding peptidylprolyl isomerase has protein sequence MIYKIFVFLFFSTFLSAELINGVSVVVKGEPITLYDIKEEMSILNVDAAQATDILIRKKLEEAEINERKISVSSSEVYDDIKKIASMNKMSIDEFYDVVRNSNGLTSTELKEKTKEKLLSQKLYASIAYSSLDVPGEEEIKEYYELHKEQFMHPSAFDVVIYSSQNRDALQKKRTTPLYHSDEIRIDEQTLPYDRLPPELLQMLKNTKEKSFTPIFQDTNALYTSFYLKEIQSSKETSYESVKEQIINMIMSQKREQVLGDYFARLRNNADIQIIREVKE, from the coding sequence ATGATATATAAAATATTTGTATTTCTTTTTTTTAGTACATTTTTGAGTGCTGAATTGATCAACGGTGTAAGTGTTGTCGTAAAGGGAGAGCCGATTACTCTTTATGATATTAAAGAAGAGATGAGCATACTTAATGTTGATGCTGCCCAGGCAACTGACATTTTGATAAGAAAAAAGCTTGAAGAAGCAGAAATAAACGAGAGAAAAATAAGTGTAAGCAGTTCTGAAGTTTATGATGATATTAAAAAAATAGCATCTATGAATAAAATGAGTATCGATGAATTTTATGATGTTGTTAGAAATTCAAACGGGCTCACCTCTACAGAGCTCAAAGAAAAAACAAAAGAGAAGCTTCTCTCCCAAAAACTATATGCATCAATAGCCTACTCTTCTCTAGATGTTCCAGGGGAAGAGGAGATAAAAGAGTATTATGAGCTTCACAAAGAGCAGTTCATGCACCCAAGTGCTTTTGATGTTGTTATATACAGTTCTCAAAATAGAGATGCTCTGCAAAAAAAGAGAACTACTCCTCTGTATCACTCTGATGAGATAAGAATCGATGAACAGACACTTCCATATGACAGGCTTCCACCTGAATTGCTTCAGATGCTTAAAAATACAAAAGAGAAGAGTTTTACTCCTATTTTTCAGGATACAAATGCTCTTTATACAAGTTTTTATCTCAAAGAGATACAAAGCTCCAAAGAGACAAGTTATGAGAGTGTAAAAGAGCAGATAATCAATATGATAATGAGCCAAAAAAGAGAGCAAGTTTTAGGTGATTATTTTGCAAGATTGAGAAATAATGCAGATATTCAAATTATTAGAGAAGTAAAAGAGTAA
- a CDS encoding deoxycytidylate deaminase: protein MLSDKNFIKIAQEIATASKCVSKQVGAVIVKDGRILSTGYNGTPAGYINCCEHWDDEYTPEHHDWSKTYEIHAEMNAIIWAARKGICIEDATIYVTLEPCSECSKNIIASGIKRIVYLKPYEHTHSEVISKFIKDNGVSIEKLNYED from the coding sequence ATGTTAAGTGATAAAAATTTTATAAAAATTGCACAGGAGATAGCAACTGCTTCAAAGTGCGTATCTAAACAGGTAGGCGCTGTTATAGTTAAAGATGGAAGAATCTTGAGTACGGGCTATAACGGTACTCCTGCAGGATATATAAACTGCTGTGAGCATTGGGATGATGAGTATACGCCTGAACATCATGACTGGTCAAAAACTTATGAGATACATGCGGAGATGAATGCCATTATTTGGGCGGCAAGAAAAGGGATCTGTATAGAAGATGCTACAATTTATGTAACATTAGAGCCGTGCAGTGAATGCAGTAAAAACATTATAGCCAGCGGGATTAAAAGAATTGTATATTTAAAACCGTATGAGCATACGCACTCTGAGGTAATCTCAAAATTTATTAAAGACAATGGAGTAAGCATTGAAAAACTTAATTATGAGGATTGA
- a CDS encoding iron-sulfur cluster assembly scaffold protein codes for MNEEKELKAEIGKHLMQPENYGKLEDANCVGVGMDHATKSYVIMYIKRDENKILDIMFATNGTQDTTTLGSIFTEMIKGETVENALEIASNLEKELQESYASIPAPKVDLSKPEGEQVERVATESQDSANMVLTAFGAAIRHYERKEAGIEEERFERSISKSCLYSGTECHYVPKEPKES; via the coding sequence ATGAATGAAGAAAAAGAGTTAAAAGCTGAGATAGGCAAACACCTTATGCAGCCTGAAAACTATGGAAAACTTGAGGATGCCAACTGCGTGGGTGTAGGAATGGATCATGCTACAAAAAGTTATGTAATAATGTATATTAAAAGAGATGAAAATAAAATTCTCGATATTATGTTTGCTACAAACGGTACACAAGACACTACAACGCTAGGTTCGATTTTTACTGAAATGATAAAAGGCGAAACGGTAGAGAATGCGCTTGAAATAGCTTCAAATTTGGAAAAAGAGCTTCAAGAGAGTTATGCATCTATTCCTGCTCCCAAAGTTGATTTATCAAAACCCGAAGGAGAGCAGGTTGAGCGTGTTGCAACAGAGTCCCAAGACAGTGCAAATATGGTTCTTACCGCTTTTGGTGCAGCGATACGCCATTATGAGCGTAAAGAAGCCGGCATAGAAGAGGAGAGATTTGAGAGAAGCATATCAAAATCATGCCTCTATTCAGGCACAGAGTGCCACTATGTTCCAAAAGAGCCTAAAGAGTCTTAA
- a CDS encoding thiamine pyrophosphate-dependent enzyme, which produces MKQTLMGNDAIAWGLIHANVDMVSGYPGTPSSEILTGVQKIKHQLKLDTYAEWGANEKVGFEVAYAGAIAGKRTCATMKQVGLNVASDALMSAAYIGNLGGMLLVSADDPGFYSSQTEQDSRVFAKFARIPVLDPATPQDAYDFTKMGVELSEKFQIPVMLRPVMRVCHAREIIEMDDTTDYQPNKGEFVRDVPRWGAVPRDGRFVQGLDQLKRVEIIAQYNWENFLKPQFEACKGGKLLIITSGTGHGFTLETLKDLGLETDVVKVIMPYPLPVKEIQEQFEKYEKVLVVEEPYPCIEEQIAHPKVYGKNTNTTHAIDEMKKEEVLKAFQKIGFYSGANIYEAPKIDLGFDVPARPPALCPGCPHRDVYYAIMKVFKKKKSIYPSDIGCYTLGIAQGAIDSLLCMGASVAMASGYSLADPSKDVVATIGDGTFFHSGIPPLLNAIYQGHRFVLVILDNSTIAMTGRQVTPGRVHKQIDIKKIVEGMGIECLEHHYSYKMHENIDFFKKVKDVYDASTEGPTVVVVREFCILDAQRAPDFVPNIFVKVDEDLCVACDQCTTVYKCPPMSYNADGKIEIDPFLCAGCAGCLEVVCPTDAFIVDENYLKKGN; this is translated from the coding sequence ATGAAACAGACATTAATGGGAAATGATGCAATTGCATGGGGGCTTATTCACGCAAATGTGGATATGGTCAGTGGATATCCTGGAACTCCTTCGAGTGAAATATTAACCGGCGTTCAAAAAATAAAACATCAATTAAAGCTTGACACATATGCGGAGTGGGGAGCAAATGAAAAAGTCGGCTTTGAGGTGGCTTATGCGGGTGCAATTGCCGGCAAGAGAACATGTGCGACAATGAAGCAGGTGGGACTCAATGTAGCAAGTGATGCTTTAATGAGTGCTGCATATATTGGAAATTTAGGCGGGATGCTTCTAGTTAGTGCCGATGATCCCGGTTTTTACTCTTCGCAAACAGAGCAGGACAGTCGCGTATTTGCAAAGTTTGCAAGGATTCCTGTTCTTGATCCTGCAACACCGCAGGATGCTTATGATTTTACAAAAATGGGCGTTGAACTCTCAGAAAAATTTCAAATTCCAGTTATGCTTCGTCCGGTTATGAGAGTGTGTCATGCCAGAGAAATTATAGAGATGGACGATACAACAGACTACCAGCCAAATAAGGGCGAGTTTGTAAGGGATGTTCCTAGATGGGGCGCGGTGCCTAGAGATGGAAGATTTGTTCAAGGTTTGGATCAGCTAAAGAGAGTTGAGATTATCGCACAATATAACTGGGAGAATTTTTTAAAACCTCAGTTTGAAGCTTGCAAGGGCGGAAAATTGCTTATTATTACAAGCGGCACCGGTCACGGTTTTACTCTTGAGACTTTAAAAGATCTGGGGCTTGAGACAGATGTTGTAAAGGTTATAATGCCTTATCCTCTTCCTGTAAAAGAGATTCAGGAGCAGTTTGAAAAATATGAAAAAGTGCTTGTGGTGGAGGAGCCTTATCCATGTATAGAGGAGCAGATTGCGCATCCTAAAGTGTATGGGAAAAATACAAACACTACCCATGCAATAGATGAGATGAAAAAAGAGGAGGTGCTAAAGGCATTTCAAAAAATAGGATTTTATAGCGGTGCAAATATTTATGAAGCACCCAAGATAGATTTGGGCTTTGATGTTCCTGCCCGCCCGCCCGCACTTTGCCCTGGATGTCCGCACAGAGATGTCTACTATGCAATTATGAAGGTCTTTAAAAAGAAAAAATCGATCTATCCGTCTGATATTGGATGTTATACTTTGGGTATCGCCCAGGGTGCGATTGATTCTCTTTTGTGTATGGGTGCTTCTGTGGCAATGGCAAGCGGCTACTCTTTGGCTGATCCGAGCAAAGATGTTGTCGCAACAATCGGTGATGGCACATTTTTTCACTCAGGAATTCCGCCGCTTTTAAATGCGATATACCAAGGGCATAGATTTGTGCTTGTGATTTTGGATAATTCAACAATTGCTATGACTGGAAGACAGGTGACTCCGGGCAGAGTCCATAAACAAATAGATATTAAAAAAATTGTAGAAGGCATGGGGATAGAGTGCCTGGAGCATCATTACAGTTACAAGATGCATGAGAATATTGATTTTTTCAAAAAAGTAAAAGATGTTTATGATGCAAGCACAGAAGGGCCGACAGTTGTTGTGGTAAGAGAGTTTTGTATTTTGGATGCCCAGAGGGCACCTGACTTTGTTCCAAATATTTTTGTAAAAGTGGATGAAGATTTGTGTGTGGCGTGTGATCAATGTACAACCGTCTATAAGTGTCCTCCTATGAGTTACAATGCCGATGGCAAAATAGAGATAGATCCATTTTTGTGTGCAGGGTGTGCTGGATGTCTTGAAGTTGTATGTCCGACAGATGCATTTATAGTAGATGAAAACTATCTCAAAAAAGGAAACTAG
- a CDS encoding 2-oxoacid:acceptor oxidoreductase family protein: MKYQIVIAGFGGQGVVFLVKVLAICAGNRDIPFLGTENHGMSQRGGAVSCDIKIGDFTNPVIDKNQANLIIGLDANESLRNIAFLRADGAMVTNAKEDYPSIPFKLARVDANAKALNKEFPIQGLNVYMLGVALACVEDFPFSVDEVKRAITQMNAKVAEQNIKILDMAIKNYIS, translated from the coding sequence ATGAAGTATCAGATTGTTATTGCCGGATTTGGCGGGCAGGGCGTTGTTTTTTTGGTAAAAGTTCTTGCAATTTGCGCAGGAAACAGAGATATACCATTTTTGGGAACTGAAAATCATGGAATGAGCCAAAGAGGCGGCGCTGTAAGCTGTGATATTAAAATAGGGGATTTTACAAATCCCGTTATCGATAAAAATCAGGCAAATTTGATTATAGGACTTGATGCAAACGAGAGTTTAAGAAATATAGCATTTTTAAGAGCAGACGGTGCAATGGTGACAAATGCAAAAGAGGATTACCCATCGATACCTTTTAAACTTGCAAGAGTTGATGCAAATGCCAAAGCTTTAAATAAAGAGTTTCCTATTCAAGGGCTTAATGTTTATATGCTTGGAGTGGCTTTGGCTTGTGTAGAAGACTTTCCTTTTAGTGTTGATGAGGTAAAGAGAGCCATAACTCAAATGAATGCAAAAGTAGCTGAGCAAAATATTAAGATATTAGATATGGCTATAAAAAATTATATATCATAG
- a CDS encoding phenylacetate--CoA ligase family protein yields the protein MIWNKIESSRREDLENIQLSRLKETLQRVYALTPFYREKFQEMGITPDDIISLKDIRKLPFTTKKDLRAHYPFGLFTVPMSEVVRVHSSSGTTGKPTVVGYTKSDMDVWDEVMARVFTMAGATAEDIVHNGYGYGLFTGGLGMHNGAEKVGATIVPASGGFTERQLLLMKDFGATIMALTPSFALHMAEVAKKAGADYLKDYKLKAGIFGAEPTSKGLKQEVREAWGIDYHEVYGLSEIIGPGVACSCKKSELLHVFEDHFFVEIIDPITGEEMPEGERGELVITPLTKQALPLLRYRTGDITSITKEPCKCGRTMLRMESIVGRADDMLIISGVNVYPSQIEHVIANAYGVTLNYQIVADKKGHLDKLEIHIEVSDEIMSDNISEMEKIKKNIQSALLNNLYINAIVKLVEPRSIERSLGKAVRIIDKRRENEQN from the coding sequence ATGATTTGGAACAAGATTGAGAGCAGTCGCAGAGAAGATTTAGAAAATATTCAACTCTCAAGACTAAAAGAGACTTTGCAAAGAGTGTATGCACTTACCCCTTTTTACAGAGAAAAATTTCAAGAAATGGGTATAACTCCTGATGATATTATATCTCTAAAGGATATAAGAAAACTCCCCTTTACAACAAAGAAAGATCTAAGAGCACACTACCCTTTTGGACTCTTTACGGTTCCCATGAGTGAGGTGGTAAGAGTTCACAGCTCAAGTGGAACGACGGGCAAACCAACAGTAGTGGGATATACAAAATCAGATATGGATGTCTGGGATGAGGTAATGGCAAGGGTCTTTACTATGGCAGGGGCAACGGCTGAGGATATCGTTCATAACGGATATGGATATGGTCTTTTTACCGGCGGACTGGGCATGCATAACGGTGCAGAAAAAGTAGGTGCTACTATTGTTCCTGCAAGCGGGGGATTTACTGAGAGACAGCTTCTTCTTATGAAAGATTTTGGAGCCACAATCATGGCGCTTACTCCCTCTTTTGCGCTGCATATGGCAGAAGTTGCCAAAAAAGCGGGAGCGGATTATCTAAAAGATTATAAACTAAAAGCCGGTATATTTGGTGCAGAGCCAACCTCTAAAGGACTTAAACAAGAGGTGAGAGAAGCGTGGGGGATAGATTATCATGAAGTTTACGGATTAAGTGAAATAATAGGTCCCGGCGTTGCATGCAGCTGTAAAAAATCTGAACTTTTACATGTTTTTGAAGATCACTTCTTTGTTGAGATTATTGATCCTATAACGGGAGAAGAGATGCCTGAGGGCGAGAGAGGCGAGTTGGTTATAACACCGCTTACCAAACAGGCACTCCCGCTATTAAGATATAGAACCGGAGATATCACCTCTATAACCAAAGAGCCATGCAAGTGCGGAAGAACGATGCTTAGAATGGAGTCGATTGTAGGACGCGCTGATGATATGCTTATCATTAGCGGTGTTAATGTATATCCTTCACAGATTGAGCATGTTATAGCAAATGCTTACGGTGTCACGCTTAATTATCAGATTGTTGCGGATAAAAAAGGGCATTTGGATAAGCTTGAGATTCATATTGAAGTTAGTGATGAGATTATGAGCGACAATATATCAGAGATGGAAAAAATCAAAAAAAATATACAAAGTGCACTTTTAAACAATCTTTATATCAATGCCATAGTAAAGCTTGTAGAGCCAAGAAGCATTGAGAGAAGCCTGGGTAAAGCGGTAAGAATTATTGATAAAAGGAGAGAAAATGAGCAGAATTAA
- a CDS encoding ACT domain-containing protein — MSRIKQLSIFVENKKGELTDVTTLLSKNNISIKSINLVDSEDFGILKLIVDDEKKAKEILDEAGFSLKITDVFAVAIDDHVGSFNDVVSALFQNDINIEYTYTVSNAQNGAFIFKVDINDFQKALQVLSKADVELLEKI; from the coding sequence ATGAGCAGAATTAAACAGCTCTCTATTTTTGTGGAAAATAAAAAAGGGGAGTTGACGGATGTTACAACGCTTCTTTCAAAGAATAATATATCCATAAAGTCTATTAACCTTGTTGATTCTGAAGATTTTGGAATTTTAAAACTTATCGTTGATGATGAGAAAAAAGCAAAAGAGATTTTGGATGAGGCAGGATTTTCTCTCAAAATTACAGATGTTTTTGCTGTTGCAATAGATGACCATGTGGGAAGTTTTAATGATGTCGTTTCTGCTCTTTTTCAAAATGATATCAATATAGAGTATACCTACACGGTAAGCAATGCGCAAAATGGCGCGTTTATCTTTAAAGTAGATATCAATGATTTTCAAAAAGCGCTGCAGGTATTAAGTAAAGCGGATGTAGAATTACTTGAAAAAATATAA
- a CDS encoding PaaI family thioesterase, giving the protein MNKDEVCKEDIDFLEYIGGELLDLSNGYAEVAFEIKPYHKQHHGTVHGGAIATLADHTGWYAVISEIKSGYSSVTIELKVNYLKPAGGDILRAQAKVINRTKRTAFTTIEIFAKDILIAYATATYAIFQERENVNA; this is encoded by the coding sequence TTGAACAAAGATGAGGTCTGCAAAGAGGACATAGATTTTTTAGAGTATATCGGAGGAGAGCTTTTGGATTTGAGCAACGGCTATGCCGAAGTTGCTTTTGAGATAAAGCCTTATCATAAGCAGCATCACGGGACTGTCCACGGCGGAGCAATAGCAACTTTGGCTGATCATACCGGCTGGTATGCTGTAATCTCTGAAATCAAAAGCGGTTACAGCAGCGTGACTATTGAGCTAAAAGTAAACTATCTCAAACCTGCCGGAGGCGATATACTAAGAGCGCAGGCAAAAGTGATAAACAGAACAAAAAGAACAGCTTTTACAACTATAGAGATTTTTGCAAAAGATATACTCATCGCCTATGCGACAGCAACTTATGCAATTTTTCAAGAGAGAGAAAATGTTAACGCCTAA
- a CDS encoding LysE family translocator, translating to MSFSFVEGFLLGLGAAVPLGPINILIMNEAIKKYKNGVMIGVGAMSADVTYLIFITLGILAYINQPFILNALSLLGGFFLLYLAYNIFISRKNKLAEISTDIVQKSSFKLFAKGYFLTLLNPYTIAFWLSAAGYIAGKNLDFSITLAGLFSAIFLWIVIMPYFIHKTKHKISQNLSSMINLLSSLILFGFGAMMLFNFVTTLFE from the coding sequence ATGAGCTTCTCTTTTGTAGAGGGTTTTTTGTTGGGACTGGGAGCGGCTGTTCCTCTTGGGCCTATAAATATTTTGATAATGAATGAAGCCATTAAAAAGTACAAAAACGGTGTGATGATAGGAGTTGGCGCAATGAGCGCAGATGTAACCTATCTGATTTTTATCACTTTGGGAATTCTGGCGTATATAAATCAACCTTTTATTTTAAATGCTTTATCGCTTTTAGGCGGTTTTTTCCTGCTCTATCTGGCATACAATATTTTTATAAGTAGAAAGAACAAACTTGCAGAGATCTCTACAGATATTGTACAAAAGAGTAGTTTCAAGCTTTTTGCAAAAGGCTATTTTTTAACACTTTTAAACCCCTATACCATTGCTTTTTGGCTAAGCGCTGCCGGATATATAGCGGGAAAAAATTTAGATTTTTCAATCACACTTGCAGGTCTTTTTAGCGCTATTTTTTTGTGGATTGTTATAATGCCATATTTTATACATAAAACAAAACATAAGATTTCGCAAAATCTCTCTAGTATGATAAACCTTCTCTCTTCGCTTATTCTCTTTGGTTTTGGCGCGATGATGCTTTTTAATTTTGTTACAACTTTGTTTGAATAG
- the upp gene encoding uracil phosphoribosyltransferase: protein MVYELSNPVTKTLITHLRDQSSDALRFRHTVGELTKQLMYEALKEPALVQKSITTWRGKESYEVIDEDNIVVATVLRAGMPMLDSAIDLLPGVSAGFLAMKRDESTHKSVLYYDRLPECKGKTVILVDPMVATGGSMMDALELIKSREPLKIITLNIIGSPEGLQRITKAYPEVDIYIAQIDERLNSDKFIIPGLGDAGDRSYNTVK, encoded by the coding sequence ATGGTTTATGAGTTATCAAATCCGGTTACAAAAACATTGATTACGCACCTAAGAGACCAAAGCAGCGATGCTCTTCGTTTTAGACATACGGTCGGCGAACTTACAAAACAGTTGATGTATGAAGCGCTTAAAGAGCCTGCCTTAGTTCAAAAAAGCATAACAACATGGAGAGGCAAAGAGAGCTATGAAGTTATAGATGAGGACAATATTGTTGTAGCTACTGTTCTTAGAGCGGGCATGCCGATGCTTGATAGCGCTATAGATCTTCTTCCTGGAGTATCGGCAGGTTTTTTGGCAATGAAGAGAGACGAGAGTACTCACAAAAGCGTTCTTTACTATGACAGGCTTCCTGAGTGCAAGGGAAAAACCGTTATTTTGGTTGACCCGATGGTTGCAACGGGCGGCTCTATGATGGATGCTCTGGAACTTATCAAAAGCAGAGAACCTCTTAAGATAATTACACTAAATATTATCGGCTCTCCTGAAGGTTTACAGAGGATAACAAAAGCTTATCCTGAAGTAGATATCTATATTGCCCAGATTGATGAGCGTCTAAACAGCGACAAATTTATCATTCCAGGACTTGGAGATGCGGGTGACCGCTCTTACAATACTGTTAAATAA